Genomic segment of Microbacterium hydrocarbonoxydans:
TTCCAGTCCGAGCAGATCCTCTTCTCGAACCTCGTCAACGACGAGTCGCAGATCCTCTACGACCGCGACCCGAAGACCCGCGTGCAGAAGGTCGCCCCGTACCTCGAGCTCGACAGCGAGCCGTACCCCAGCGTGGTCGACGGACGTGTCGTCTGGATCATCGACGGCTACACGACGAGCTCGACCTACCCGTACTCGACGAGTGTGAGCCTGTCGGAGGCGATCGCGGACTCGAACGTGCCGTCGCCGACACTCGCCATCGACGAGATCAACTACATCCGCAACTCGGTGAAGGCCACGGTCGACGCCTACGACGGTTCGGTCACGCTGTACGCGTGGGACGACGAGGATCCGGTTCTGCAGAGCTGGCAGAACATCTATCCGTCGACGCTCAAGCCTGTCAGCGACATGTCGTCGGACCTGATGAGCCACGTGCGGTACCCGACCGATCTCTTCAAGGTCCAGCGCGATGTCCTCGGCATCTACCACATCGACACCGCGGGCTCGTTCGCTCAGCAGGACAACCGCTGGCAGACGCCGAACGATCCGCGAAGCGACGCGGTGCTCCAGCCGCCGTACTACTTGACCATGCAGATGCCGGGTCAGGATTCTCCGCGGTTCTCGATGTTCTCGACGTTCATCCCGTCGGCATCGGGGAGCGGAGGCAACCGAGATGTGCTGATGGGCTACCTCGCGGTCGATTCCGACGCGGGCTCGGAGGCCGGCGTCAAGGCCGAGGGCTACGGCCAGCTCAGGATGCTCGAGATCGACACCGACACGACGGTGCCCGGCCCCGGCCAGGTGCAGAACACGTACAACTCCGACACAGCAGTGGTGCCACAGCTGAACCTGCTGCAGCAGGGTGAGTCCGAGGTGCTCTACGGAAACCTGCTGACCCTGCCGGTCGGCGGTGGTCTGCTCTACGTGCAGCCCGTCTACGTGCAGTCGTCGGAGGGCACGAAGCTGCCTCGACTCCAGAAGGTGCTGGTGGCCTTCGGTGACAAGGTGGCGTTCGAGGACACTCTGACCGCCGCGCTCGACACGCTCTTCGGCGGAGACTCCGGAGCGACGGGCGGAGACGACCAGGTCGAGCCGACCCAGCCGGATCCGGACACCGGCGAGGTGCCGGCCGAGCCGTCGGTTCCGACCGACGTCGAAGCCGAGGCCCTCGCCGCGGCGCAGCAGGCGCTCAGCGACCGCGAGGCCGCTCTGAAGGAGGGCGACCTGACGAAGTTTGCCGAGGCCGACAAGCGGCTCACGGATGCCGTGAACACGCTGCTCGGACTGGAAGCGGGTGCAGGGGAGTAAGGCCTCCCTGCCGCACATGAACGGATGCCGCCCCTCGCACGCGAGGGGCGGCATCCGTCGTCTCGAGCCGATCCTCGCAGCCTGAGACGGCGATGAAGGGGCGGTTCGATCAGTTCGCGTCGTAGCGGCAGGTGACTGAGCCGAAGCCGCTCTGCTCCACGACCGACTCGCCGTTCCACAGGATCTGGCAGCTCACGGTGGCGACCGCGTCATCGTCCGATGCGGTGACGACGATCTCAGCCGAATCGCCCGTCGTGGTGTATCGCTTGCTGCCGCTGTCGGACCACTCCTCGTCGTATGCCTGAGTGTCGTCCGCGTAGGACACCGTGAACACCGGGCCCCCCGTCGCGCGCACCTCGACCTGGCTGAGTCCGGTGCTGCCGAGCACGCCCACCGCGATCACGGCGACGAGCACGAGATCGACGACGAGCGCGACCGCTGCGACCACGATGGCCGCCGTCTCGATGAGCGGCGCTGCAGACCGCCTGCCTCGCACACCGAGGGCGACGGCCGTGATCGCGAGGAGGGCAGCGGACACGGCGAGAAGCAGCAGGGCGACGGTGGGCAGCAGGACCGCGATCAGGCCTGCGGAGAGCAGCAGTGCCACTGCACCGATCCAGACCGCGGTGATCCCGCGCCGGGATGAGCGGGACACTGACGCGTCATCATTCGCGGAGGCGGCATCCGGCGTCTGCGTCATGAGGGACCTCCGAGTCGTGGACGCTGCATCTCTCGCGCAGCCGCCGGCGCACGCGCCGTTCGGAGCGACAGTCTAGCCAGGGAGGCGTGCACGCCTCGGAAGTGGGGGACGGGCATCGGACGTGCGCATGCGAAAGGCCCCTGATCAGGATTTCTCCGATCAGGGGCCTTTCTTGTGTCGCATTCTCGTTGCGGGGACAGGATTTGAACCTGCGACCTCCGGGTTATGAGCCCGGCGAGCTACCGAACTGCTCCACCCCGCGGCACGTTTTATAGCCTAACACGGGAATTCGGAGGGCGCGAATCGAGGCCGCGCCAGGTCGGATGGGGAAGGATGTGAGGATGACCGAGACAGCATCCGCCGCCGTTCCCGTCGCCGTCTGCCAGTTCGCGCCGACGGCTTCACGAGACGGCAACCGTGACCTGATCGCGGCCATGACGGCGGATGCCGCGCGTCGGGGAGCCCGGCTGATCGTCTTCCCGGAGTACTCGAGCTACTTCGTCGACCCGATGGATGAGACGCTCGCGGCGAATGCCGAGACGCTCGACGGCGACTTCGTCTCGACCCTCACCGCGCTCGCTGCCGATCACGGTGTCGTCATCGTGGCCGGCCTCGTCGAGAGAGCTTCTGACGCCCACCGCGTGCACAACACGCTCGTCGCGGTGCGCGGCGACGGGATCCTTGCGACCTACCGCAAGCAGCACCTGTACGACGCCTTCGGGCAGACGGAGTCCGACTGGATCGAGGCGGGGGCGCTCGGCGCCGCGACCTTCGATGTCGCCGGCATCCGATTCGGGCTCATGACCTGTTACGACCTGCGCTTTCCCGAGGTGGCGCGCACGCTCGTCGACGAGGGCGCCGACGCGCTCGTCGTTCCTGCGGAATGGGTGCGCGGTCCGCTCAAGGAGCATCACTGGACGACTCTCCTCGCTGCGCGGGCGATCGAGAACACGGTGTTCGTCATCGCCGCGGATCACCCGGTACCGGTGGGAGTGGGGCACTCGCAGATCATCGATCCGCTCGGCGTCGTGGTCGCCGGCGTCGGCCTGGATGCCGGCATCGCCGTCGCGACGGTCGAGCGCTCCGCAGTGCAGCGCGTGCGCGAGACGAACCCGTCGCTCCGCGTGCGCCGGTACGCGGTCGTGCCGCGCTGACGGCTCGGCGCCGCGTCAGAAGCTCGTGGCGAGGCGCCGCGCGGCCTCCTCGAGGACGTCGATGCGTTTGCAGGCTGCGAAACGCACGAGCCCCGAGACGTCGCCGCGATGCGCGGGGGAGACGAAGGCCGTGAGCGGGATCGCGACGACCCCCGCCTGCTCCGGCAGACTGCGGCAGAACGCCGCTGCGTCGGAACCGCCCAGCGAGGTCGCGTCTGCGACGGTGAAGTATCCTCCCTGCGGCGCGAACACGGTGAATCCGGCTGAGGCGAGGCCTGCACCGAGAACCTCGTGCTTCGCGGCGAGCGTCGACGCCGCCCCGGTGAAGTACTCGTCGCCGAGCCGCAGTCCGACCGCGATCGCAGGCTGCAGAGGGGAGCCGTTGACGTAGGTCAGGTACTGCTTCACGGTGAGCACCGCGGTGATCAGTGGTGCCGGCCCGTGCACCCACCCGATCTTCCAGCCCGTGGTCGAGAACGTCTTCCCGGCTGACGAGATCGTGAGCGTGCGCCGGGCGGCCCCGGGCAGCGTCGCGATCGGAGTGTGCGGCGCGTGGAACGCGAGGTGCTCGTAGACCTCGTCCGTCACGATCACGGCGTCATGCGCGTCAGCGAGGCGGACGATCTCGGTGAGCACCTCGTGGTCGAAGACGGCGCCGGTGGGATTGTGCGGGTCGTTGACCAGGATGATCCGAGTGCGGTCCGTGACCGCCGCCGCGAGACGGTCGAGATCGGGCTGGAAGTCGGGAGCGCGCAGCGGCACCGTGCGCAATCGCGCCCCCGCCAGCGCGACGGCCGCGGCGTACGAGTCGTAGTACGGCTCGAAGACGACCACCTCGTCATCCGGTCCGTCGATCAGCGCGAGGATCGTCGCAGTCAGCGCCTCGGTCGCGCCGGCGGTGACGATCACCTCGGTGTCGGGGTCGACGTCGAGGCCGTAGAACCGCCGCTGATGCTCGGAGATCGCAGACAGGAGATCCGGGACCCCACGCCCCGGCGGATACTGGTTCGCTCCCGCCGTGATGGCGCTGCGAGCGGCGTCGAGCACCTCGACCGGTCCGTCCTCATCGGGGAACCCCTGACCCAGATTGATGGCGCCGGTTCTGGCCGCCGCTGCCGACATCTCTGCGAAGATGGTGGGTGCGACGCTTCCGTCTGGTGCGAGAAGACCGGCTCCCGCTGCAGTGCGCCGCCAGGCGCCGGGGATGACACTCATGAAGAACAGGCTAAGGCCATAGGTGACACTCATCTTCGCCATACGAAACGCACAGATACACACGTCACTCTGAAGGGGCGTTGTTGAAGGAGCACACCATGAACGAAGACAGCACCCAGGACCACTCGGTACCCGCGTCGCACGACGCCGTGCCGTCCACCGAGGCAGCAGAGGCCGTCGACCGTTCGACGTCCCAGCCTGCCGTCGAGACCCCGCGCGCCCCGGCCGCGTCGAACGTCGGCCAGGGGCATGAGGTGCCA
This window contains:
- a CDS encoding carbon-nitrogen hydrolase family protein; translation: MTETASAAVPVAVCQFAPTASRDGNRDLIAAMTADAARRGARLIVFPEYSSYFVDPMDETLAANAETLDGDFVSTLTALAADHGVVIVAGLVERASDAHRVHNTLVAVRGDGILATYRKQHLYDAFGQTESDWIEAGALGAATFDVAGIRFGLMTCYDLRFPEVARTLVDEGADALVVPAEWVRGPLKEHHWTTLLAARAIENTVFVIAADHPVPVGVGHSQIIDPLGVVVAGVGLDAGIAVATVERSAVQRVRETNPSLRVRRYAVVPR
- a CDS encoding aminotransferase class I/II-fold pyridoxal phosphate-dependent enzyme; translated protein: MSVIPGAWRRTAAGAGLLAPDGSVAPTIFAEMSAAAARTGAINLGQGFPDEDGPVEVLDAARSAITAGANQYPPGRGVPDLLSAISEHQRRFYGLDVDPDTEVIVTAGATEALTATILALIDGPDDEVVVFEPYYDSYAAAVALAGARLRTVPLRAPDFQPDLDRLAAAVTDRTRIILVNDPHNPTGAVFDHEVLTEIVRLADAHDAVIVTDEVYEHLAFHAPHTPIATLPGAARRTLTISSAGKTFSTTGWKIGWVHGPAPLITAVLTVKQYLTYVNGSPLQPAIAVGLRLGDEYFTGAASTLAAKHEVLGAGLASAGFTVFAPQGGYFTVADATSLGGSDAAAFCRSLPEQAGVVAIPLTAFVSPAHRGDVSGLVRFAACKRIDVLEEAARRLATSF